The Lentimicrobiaceae bacterium genomic interval GAGCATAATTTATTGCTTCAAAAGTATTGCTCACATTTAGCTTTTCAATAATCCGCTGCCGGTGGGTATTCACCGTATTTACGCTAATGAAGAGTTTATCGGCAATTTGCTTACTGATTAATCCCTGCGAAATCAGTTGAAGTATTTCTTTTTCACGGGAAGTAAGGTCGGGTTTGGGAAGTGGTATTTCTGTTTCGGGCGGAAAATAAAAAATCTCTCCCGTCCGGATGTTCATTACCCGGCAACGCGCGGGAGTAAGGATATCGCTGTCCGGCGAAATATCAATGATGGATAAACCCAGCCATACTCTGCCTTTTTTGTCAAGTTCCAGTGCAAAGGTTTGCTCTATTACCCGCAGATATTCTCCGTCGTTTTTCATTACCCGGTAATCGGAAATAAATTTATAGTCTTTCCTGTTTTCAGGATTGATTTGGAAAGAAAGCTTTAAAAAATAATTTCCGGCTTCCATGATTGTTTCCAAATCAAACGGATGAGTGCGCTCATTAAAATAAGCATTGCCTTCTTCCGCTGATGCTTTTTCAATATCCCACCCGAGAACAGTGCCAAACGAAGAGGACAGAAAAATATGCTTCTGTTTGTAAAGATCATAAACCGAGATGGAACTTCCCTTGATTACATCCAGTTGTTTTAGCAAAGGCAAATGATAGTCCAGCAATGAATAATCCAGATCTGCTTCATCGTATTGCTGAAGATTCAGGATGGTAAGATATTCTTCGAATAATTTACGGATACGTTCGGTCATAAAAATTACTGATTAATCAGTATTGCAGGCTTCGCTTTGCCGATACAATTTTGCATCAAAATTAACCAAATAAACCAAACAATGAAATTAAACAACAGAGGAAATGAACTAATCATCATTCTTACAAGCTTTTTATTACTATTATTTGCGACTTGCCTGCAGGCGCAAACCATCACACAAACTGTAAAAGGAACCATTATTGACCAGGCAAACGAACTTCCGCTACCCGGAGCTACCGTTGTTATTTTGCATACCGAGCCTTTGCTGGGCGCTGCCAGCGATGCCAACGGAAATTTCAGAATAGAAAAGGTGCCGGTTGGACGTTACAACATAAAAGTTTCGTATTTAGGCTACGAACCTTATATGATGAAAGAAATAATGATAAGCTCTGGTAAGGAAACGGTATTGAATATACGCCTGAAAGAATCTCTTTCAGAATTAAAGACGGTAGAAATAAAAGCCAATACTAATAAGGAACAAGCTATTAATACTATGGCTACGCTCAGTGCCCGCCAGTTGAGTGTGGAAGAAGCTGCCCGCTACGCCGGCGGGTTCGACGATCCGGCACGCCTTGCCTCTTCTTTTGCAGGAGTTACCGGCAGCTTGGGCAACAACGGCATCATTGTCCGGGGAAATACACCACGTGGATTGCTTTGGGAAATGGAAGGTGTGGAAATTTCCAATCCCAGCCATTTTGCCGATGTCATCGCTTTTGGAGCAGGTGGAATCACCGCTCTCAGCAGCCAGATGCTTGCCAACTCCGACTTTTACACCGGCGCATTTCCCGCCGAATACGGCAATGCTCTTTCCGGGGTATTCGACATCAAACTCCGTAACGGGAACAACGAAAAACGCGAAAATACTATCCAGTTAGGTGTGATTGGCACAGACATCTCTTCGGAAGGTCCCTTCGTAAAAGGCGGAAAATCATCGTATCTTTTCAACTATCGTTATTCCACTTATTCGCTGATTGCTTCCATACTACCTGACGATGCCGGAGGAAACAAATATCAGGATCTTTCGTTCAAGATGAACTTTCCAACCCAAAAAGCCGGAACTTTCTCCCTGTGGGGACTGGGTTCCTTTGACCAAACCAAAGTAAAAGCCGAAACCAATCCGCTGAAATGGAAATACGATCAGGATATGGAAAAGGTTAACAGCAACCAGGGAATGGGTGCACTGGGTTTCAGCAATAAATTGATCATAGGAAAAAGTTCTCTGCTATCTTCCACCTTGGCAGTATCCGGCAATGGACTGGGATGTGATGTAAAACGTATCAATTCTTCCTTCGGATACAACCCCAAGGAAAATCTGAAAAACAATACCTGGAAATATACTTTTTCTACCAGTTACAACCATAAATTCAGCGCAAAGCATACCAATAAAACAGGCATAACAATAGAAAATCTGAATTACGACATTGATATCAAGCATTCCGATCCCGTAGGAACTCCTATGGTGGAAACCGTAAACGAACAGGGCAACAGCTTCCTTTTGCAGGCTTTTTCCCAATCCAAATTCGATATCACACGTAATCTTACCCTGAATGCCGGAGTACATGCTCAATATTTTGTCCTCAACGACCACTACTCCGTGGAACCCCGTATCGGGATGAAATGGCAGGTTGCCCCCGGACATTCGTTTAGTATCGGATACGGAAACCACAGCCGCCTCGAGATGCTTGGCATTTATCTTGCCCGTACTTACCATTCCGGTAGTTATAGCCAACCCAATAAAAAACTCGACTTTACCAAAGCCAATCATTTTGTATTGGGATACGATTGCAGCTTAGGCGAATTTACCCATCTGAAAATAGAACCTTACTACCAGATGCT includes:
- a CDS encoding LuxR C-terminal-related transcriptional regulator; the encoded protein is MTERIRKLFEEYLTILNLQQYDEADLDYSLLDYHLPLLKQLDVIKGSSISVYDLYKQKHIFLSSSFGTVLGWDIEKASAEEGNAYFNERTHPFDLETIMEAGNYFLKLSFQINPENRKDYKFISDYRVMKNDGEYLRVIEQTFALELDKKGRVWLGLSIIDISPDSDILTPARCRVMNIRTGEIFYFPPETEIPLPKPDLTSREKEILQLISQGLISKQIADKLFISVNTVNTHRQRIIEKLNVSNTFEAINYAHRIGLISKI
- a CDS encoding TonB-dependent receptor; this translates as MKLNNRGNELIIILTSFLLLLFATCLQAQTITQTVKGTIIDQANELPLPGATVVILHTEPLLGAASDANGNFRIEKVPVGRYNIKVSYLGYEPYMMKEIMISSGKETVLNIRLKESLSELKTVEIKANTNKEQAINTMATLSARQLSVEEAARYAGGFDDPARLASSFAGVTGSLGNNGIIVRGNTPRGLLWEMEGVEISNPSHFADVIAFGAGGITALSSQMLANSDFYTGAFPAEYGNALSGVFDIKLRNGNNEKRENTIQLGVIGTDISSEGPFVKGGKSSYLFNYRYSTYSLIASILPDDAGGNKYQDLSFKMNFPTQKAGTFSLWGLGSFDQTKVKAETNPLKWKYDQDMEKVNSNQGMGALGFSNKLIIGKSSLLSSTLAVSGNGLGCDVKRINSSFGYNPKENLKNNTWKYTFSTSYNHKFSAKHTNKTGITIENLNYDIDIKHSDPVGTPMVETVNEQGNSFLLQAFSQSKFDITRNLTLNAGVHAQYFVLNDHYSVEPRIGMKWQVAPGHSFSIGYGNHSRLEMLGIYLARTYHSGSYSQPNKKLDFTKANHFVLGYDCSLGEFTHLKIEPYYQMLYNIPVIPDSSFSLINVDKNWFINDSLVSKGKGTNIGVDITLERYLNNGFYYLLTASVFDSKYKGGDGKEYNTRYNKNFVINLLAGKEWRTGRKNNNIFGLNGKVTYMGGDHISPVNVQASLEEKDVVYDEYHAFLNRKPDVLYVSTTISYRINKAHHASIWSLQLLNATGTKEFNGYRYNYIANAVEKEQEAIIVPNISYKIEF